The following are from one region of the Vitis riparia cultivar Riparia Gloire de Montpellier isolate 1030 chromosome 9, EGFV_Vit.rip_1.0, whole genome shotgun sequence genome:
- the LOC117921724 gene encoding uncharacterized protein LOC117921724 isoform X2 produces MISGENSFGDGGDEAVTSHSGGFGCGRRFLHPKDRRRCTKSAAASSGASCPAGPLAWGISPVSMNGNMALLQHGKWMTTTQQTGFAFFANSDQIILSR; encoded by the exons ATGATTAGTGGCGAGAACAGCTTCGGGGATGGCGGTGATGAGGCAGTAACCAGCCATAGCGGTGGGTTTGGTTGTGGCAGGAGATTTCTTCACCCAAAG GACAGACGTAGATGCACAAAGTCTGCAGCTGCATCATCCGGAGCAAGCTGTCCGGCAGGGCCTCTAGCTTGGGGCATTTCTCCAGTGTCAATGAACGGAAACATGGCATTATTGCAACATG GAAAATGGATGACAACAACCCAACAAACAGGGTTTGCTTTCTTTGCCAACTCAGACCAGATCATCCTTAGCAGGTGA
- the LOC117921724 gene encoding uncharacterized protein LOC117921724 isoform X1, whose protein sequence is MISGENSFGDGGDEAVTSHSGGFGCGRRFLHPKDRRRCTKSAAASSGASCPAGPLAWGISPVSMNGNMALLQHGLFLPSLLGEVGVLIVCFSSGKWMTTTQQTGFAFFANSDQIILSR, encoded by the exons ATGATTAGTGGCGAGAACAGCTTCGGGGATGGCGGTGATGAGGCAGTAACCAGCCATAGCGGTGGGTTTGGTTGTGGCAGGAGATTTCTTCACCCAAAG GACAGACGTAGATGCACAAAGTCTGCAGCTGCATCATCCGGAGCAAGCTGTCCGGCAGGGCCTCTAGCTTGGGGCATTTCTCCAGTGTCAATGAACGGAAACATGGCATTATTGCAACATG GTTTATTTTTACCCTCATTGCTTGGGGAGGTTGGAGTCCTCATTGTTTGTTTTAGTTCAG GAAAATGGATGACAACAACCCAACAAACAGGGTTTGCTTTCTTTGCCAACTCAGACCAGATCATCCTTAGCAGGTGA